ACCGACCCGACCTCTTCTGCCACGTCGGCGTTGCACGCGAGCTCGCCGCCCTGACCGGCGGAGCGTTCACGCTGCCCGAAGCCAATCCGCCCGAAGCCGCTGAGTCGGCCGCGGATCGCGTCAAGGTCGTCATCGAGGCGAACGACCTCTGCCCGCACTACACGGCACGCGTCCTGACCGGCCTCAGCGTGAAGCCGGCACCCGAGGTGATGCGGCGTCGCCTTGAACACCTCGGCCTGCGTCCCATCAGCAACCTCGTCGACGTCACCAACTACGTCCTCTTCGAGCTCGGCCAGCCGCTGCACGCGTTCGACCTCGACAAGCTCGTCGGCGACACCATCACCGTCCGCCTCGCTCGAAAGGGCGAGTCGATCCGCACACTCGACGGCGTCGACCGCACACTGACCACCGCCGACCTCGTCATCGCCGACGGCGAGGGACCGGTCGCGCTGGCCGGCGTCATGGGTGGCGAACGGACGGAAGTCAGCGAGACGACGACCAACGTCCTGCTCGAAAGTGCCCGGTTCGACGCACTGTCGGTCCGTACGACCAGCCGACGGTTGAAGCTGATGAGCGACTCGTCGTTCCGCTTCGAGCGTGGCCTCGATCCAACGCTCGCCCACCGCGCCAGCCTTCGAGCTGCCCAGCTCATGCTCGAGACCGCAGGCGGGACGCTCCTCGCCGGTGCGGCCGAGGCGGGCAGCGACGCGTTCGAGACGCTCACGCCAGCCCTCCGCTGGTCGGCCCTCGAACGCCTGCTCGGCACTCAGCTCAATCGCGACGCCGTCACCAAGGCCCTAGTCGGTCTGGGTCTGTCGCCCAAGGAAGAGGCCGATCGCCTCGTCTGCACCGTCCCGAGCCATCGCCTGGACATCACGAAGGAGGTCGACCTGATCGAGGAGGCCGCCCGCGTGGTCGGGTACGACGCCATTCCGATGGCCGAGACCATCGACGTCCGCGTCAAGCCCGCCGACGTGCGGCTCGTCGCGGAAGACACGATCCGCGACGCCGCCGTTGCCGCGGGGTACTTCGAGGCGATCACCTTCAGCTTCGTCGACGACGGCCTGAGGTACTTCTTCCTGGCAGACGGCACATCGCTGCGTCGCGTCGACCCCAACGTACGCAAGGCCGACGGGCATCTTCGCCCCAGCATCCTGCCCGGCCTCGTCCAGGCGATCCGGCACAACGAGTCCGTCGGCAACGGCCCGGTCCGCGTCTTCGAAGTCGGCAGCGTCTTCTGGCAGGCTCCAACCGGTCCGGTCGAAGAGCGACGCCTCGCCCTGGCCGGCGGGGACTTCGCGACGCTGCGTGGCACGATCGACCTGTTGCTCGCGCGACTCGATGCCGATCGCCCGGTATCGGTCCGACCCTCCGAAGCGGCCGGCTACGCGAAAGGGGCGGCCGGCGAGATCGTCTGGGGCGACACCGTCGTCGGCCACATCGGGCTGCTGTCGAAGGACGTCCAAAAGCACCTCGACCTGCAGCATCAGCCCGCGATCGCCGAGCTGATCCACGGCCCACTCGTCGCCGGCTTCGAGCCCGCCGAGTCTCCGCCGCCGCTGTCGCGATTCCCGTCGGCCCGGCGTGACGTGTCGTTCGTCGTCGCCGAGGGCGTGACCTACGCCCAACTCGCCGACCTCGCCGTGGTCGAACCGAAGCTCGCCG
This Planctomycetota bacterium DNA region includes the following protein-coding sequences:
- the pheT gene encoding phenylalanine--tRNA ligase subunit beta — translated: MQTSTEWLADYLDPVPSTQEAGERLTMAGFPVEEVSQVAGVDVMDVEITSNRPDLFCHVGVARELAALTGGAFTLPEANPPEAAESAADRVKVVIEANDLCPHYTARVLTGLSVKPAPEVMRRRLEHLGLRPISNLVDVTNYVLFELGQPLHAFDLDKLVGDTITVRLARKGESIRTLDGVDRTLTTADLVIADGEGPVALAGVMGGERTEVSETTTNVLLESARFDALSVRTTSRRLKLMSDSSFRFERGLDPTLAHRASLRAAQLMLETAGGTLLAGAAEAGSDAFETLTPALRWSALERLLGTQLNRDAVTKALVGLGLSPKEEADRLVCTVPSHRLDITKEVDLIEEAARVVGYDAIPMAETIDVRVKPADVRLVAEDTIRDAAVAAGYFEAITFSFVDDGLRYFFLADGTSLRRVDPNVRKADGHLRPSILPGLVQAIRHNESVGNGPVRVFEVGSVFWQAPTGPVEERRLALAGGDFATLRGTIDLLLARLDADRPVSVRPSEAAGYAKGAAGEIVWGDTVVGHIGLLSKDVQKHLDLQHQPAIAELIHGPLVAGFEPAESPPPLSRFPSARRDVSFVVAEGVTYAQLADLAVVEPKLADVVAVEHGGTYRGKPLEKGTKSVTLTLVFRRDDATVPRDEADAQVATLVQRASDAFEATLRA